Within the Microbacterium terricola genome, the region CAGCAGGGCAATCCGCGTCCGCGCCTGTTCCGCCTCATCCCCGACCGCGCGGTCGTGAACCGGATGGGCTTCAACAACGGGGGAGCGGAGCACGCCGCCGCTCGCCTGAAGAAGCTCCGCGCACGGTCGGCGCGCGCCGTGATCGGTGTCAACATCGGCAAGAGCCGGGTGGTCGACGTCGACCGCGCGACCGCCGACTACGTCACGAGCGCGACGCTCCTCGCGCCGCTGGCCGACTACCTCGTCGTGAACGTCTCCTCGCCCAACACGCCGGGCCTTCGGGGCCTGCAGGCAGTGGAGACGCTTCGACCGCTGCTCGAAGCGGTGCACGCCGCATCCGGCCCGACGCCGCTGCTGGTCAAGATCGCGCCCGACCTGCCCGATGACGAGATCGAGGCGATCTCCGCGCTCGCCGTCGACCTGGGTCTGGCCGGCCTCATCGCCACCAACACGACGATCTCGCGCGACGGCCTGATGACCGATGCGGACGTCATCGCCGCGGCGGGCGACGGCGGCCTGTCGGGCGCGCCGCTCAAGGAGCGCGCACTGCAGGTGCTGCGCCTCGTCCGCGCGACCGTCCCGGCGGACTTCGCGGTGATCTCCGTCGGCGGCGTCGAGACCGCCGAGGACGTCCGCGCACGGCTCGCCGCGGGCGCCACGCTCGTGCAGGGCTACACCGCTTTCCTGTACCGCGGGCCGCTCTGGGCGAGGCAGATCAACCGGGGTCTCCGCGCGTCGTAGGTCGCCCTTTTCAGAATGTCGGCTCAACCGGATACATTCGTCCGGTTACTATCCGATTTCTCTGGGGATCCTATGAACCGAACACTCCTCCTGCGTGCAGCCGCCGTCACGGTGACCGCCGCACTCATGGTCGGCGCCGCGCCGGCCGCCTACGCGGATGACGAGGTCGTCGCCGACCCCGCGTCCGTCCAGATCACCGAGCCGGGCGTCCTGACGCTTCCGGATGGTGACGGCGTGCGCGACAGCGCCGCGGTGACGGTCTCTTCCGATGTGCCCACGACGGCGAGCCTGTCGATCGTCTCGGGCGACGGCCTGTCGACCCTCGCCACGCTGGCCCCGGTGGAGCTCACCGCGGAGAACCTCGCGGAGACCGTGTACGTCCCCGTGACCGGGCTGGTGGCGGGAACGCTGTCGCTCGTCGCCACGCCGTCGGTCGGCGAGCCCGTCATCGTGCCGCTCACTGTGGGCTCCGGTCAGCCGGAGAGCGTCACGCTGACGCTGAGCCGGACCGTCCTCTACAGCTGGAGCAAGAGCACCGGCAACACCGCGACCGCATCGGTGAGCGCCGTCGACGAGACCGAGCTCGCGATCCCGTTCGCCGGATCCGTGGTCACCACCGCGGGGGCGGTCACGAAGTCGGCACCGGTCGCCTCCACGGCCGGCGCGACGGCGAAGACCACGATCTCCGCCACAGGCCTGCCCGCGGGCACTGCCTCTGTCGTCGCCAAGATCGGCGCCGCCTCGAGCTCCGCGACCACGATCACCGTCCGCCAGGTCGCGATCACGGGGACCAAGCTCGCCACCTCGACCACGACGATCTACCCCGTGCGCGACGGCTACCGTGACTCCGTCAAGATCGCCGTCTCGTCGACCGCGACCAACGGCAGCACGATCCCCGCGACGGGGACGGTCAAGGTCACCCGTTCGGGCAAGACCGTGAAGACCTACAAGCTCACCTCGAGCAAGCGCTGGACGGCGACGTGGGACGGAAAGGTCAGCGGCAAGGTCGTGCCGGGCACGTACAAGGTCTCCGTCTCGATCAAGGGTCCGGAGGGTGCGACCAAGACCGCGTCGAAGACGGTGACGGTCAAGAAGGGCAACCTCGTCACCAAGACCACGTCGAAGTGGGTCAAGGCCGGCTCGCTCATGCAGGAGTACCTCCCCCTGGACCGGTACGAGAGGGGCTACTGCGAAGCGCATCCGACGAGCGGTGCCATCGCCTGCGTCGGCTACGACGCGTACAACGGCGGCGACGTGATCTCGCTGATCGCTGTGGGTGGCACGACCGTGCCGGCGACGGTGCGCGCGGGCGCGAAGTTCGGCGGGGCGAAAGTGCGCCTGACGATGAACGCGACCTCCGTGAAGGGCATGGTCGCGTGGGCCTACGGCGCATCGACGTCTGACACGCCGGTCTCGGGGGAGCTGACAAAGGGCGCCAAGACGCTCGGATGGACGTCGGTCCCCTCGGGTGAGAAGACGATCGGAATCTCGATCGCCCTCGGTAAGAAGAGCAGCCTGGGTGCCGACAAGATCAAGATCGAGTACAGCTACAAGGTGCTCGTCAACACCTGATCCAACGACAAGATGGCCCGCACCGATCTCGGTGCGGGCCATCTTCGTGCGCACGGGCGCGGGCTCCGGCCCGCGTTGAAACAGGTGTTCTGGCGAGGACAGGAAGGATCCGCATCCAACTGTCCTGTGTTCGCCAGAACACCTGTTTTGGGACGGGTTGCTCCCCGATCAGGCGGGGTGCTCTCCGCGCTTGACCTGTGCCTTCGGCAGCCGCATGAAGCGCATCTGGATGGTGCGCATCGCGCTGTACCAGCCCAGGCCCTTCTCGGTCCGGTCGCCGAACTTGGCGCGCGCGGCCTTCTTGACCCGGATGGACGTCAGCAGCATGTCGCCCACCACGAAGAAGATGAACACCCACAGGCCGACGAACGAGTAGTAGGTGAGCGCCGGGTTCGGCACGAAGCTCAGCAGGATCACGAGCACCATCGCGGGCATGATCAGCTCGCCCAGGTGCCAGCCCGAGTCGACGAAGTCGCGGGCGAACTTGCGCTGCGGACCCTTGTCGCGCACCGGGAGGTACTTCTCGTCACCTGCGGCCATGCCGACCCGGGCCCGCTCGCGGTCGCGCGCGATCTCGGCCTTGCGACGCTGCTTGGCCTCCTTCGTGTCAGCGACGAGGGGGCGCTTGCGGGCGGCCTCCTGCTCGGCGCGCGACGGAGTCGGCCGTCCCTTGCTGCCGCCCAGCGCGGTGCCGTTGAGCACCGTCCCGTCGGAGGGCGCCCCGTTCGGAGTGGGTGCTGCGGGTGTCTTGGCCACGTTGGATCCTCAGAGTGGAGAAATGGGGGTGCCAATAAGATTACTCGCATGACCCCTGAGCCCTCCCGACAGGATGCTGTGCGCCAGGCCGCGGCCTCCGGCATCCCCGTTGCCCTCGCCGATCTCGGCGATCTCGTGCGCATCCCTTCGATCGCCTTCCCCGGCTTCGATCCCGCTGAGGTCCGCCGCAGCGCCGAGGCAGTCGCCGCGCTCGTGACCGAGACGGGACTGTTCGAGGAGGTCCGCATCACGGATGCGGCCATCCCCGGCACCGACGAGCGCGGCATGCCCGCGGTCCTCGCCACGCGGCCCGCGCGCAACGGCCGGCCCACGATCCTGCTGTACGCGCACCACGACGTGCAGCCGGTCGGCGACGAGTCGCTCTGGGAGTCCCCGCCGTTCGAGCCGACCGTCCGCGACGGCCGCCTGTACGGCCGCGGGGCCGCCGACGACAAGGCCGGCATCATGGCCCACATCGCCGCGCTGCGCGCGGTCAAGGAGGCGCTCGGCGCCGACCTCGATCTCGGCGTCGTCCTGTTCTTCGAGGGGGAGGAGGAGGCGGGTTCGCGCTCCTTCGCCCAGTTCCTCGCCGACAACGCCGATGCGCTGCGCTCGGACGTGATCGTCGTCGCCGACTCCGGCAACTGGGACGCCACCACGCCTGCGCTCACGGTGTCGCTGCGCGGCAACGCCCGCTTCACGCTGAAGGTGCGCACCCTCGAGCACGCATCGCACTCCGGGATGTTCGGGGGAGCGGTGCCCGACGCGATGATGGCCACGATCCGCCTCCTGTCGACCCTGTGGGACGACGACGGTGCCGTGGCGGTCGATGGACTGCTGAGCCGGGATGCCGACACGCCCGCCTACACGGAGGAGACGCTGCGCGATGAGGCCGGCCTGCCGGAGGGCGTGAGCCCCGTCGGCACGGGCACGATCCTCAGCCGCATCTGGAACAAGCCCTCCATCACGGTCACCGGCATCGACGCGCCGAGCGTCGTGAACGCGTCGAACACGCTCAGTCCCGAGATCACCGTGGTCATCAGCACGCGCGTCGCGCCGGGCCAGGAGGCGCGTGAGGCGTTCGACGCCGTCGCTGCCCACCTGCGCGCGCACGCACCCTTCGGCGCCGAGCTCGAGTTCCTCGACGTCGACTGCGGCAACGGCTTCCTCGTCGACACGAGCGGCTGGGCCGTCGCCGCCGCTCGAGACGCCCTTGCGGCCGGCTACGGCGTCGACCCGGTCGACATCGGCGTGGGCGGCTCCATCCCGTTCATCGCGGACCTGGTGCGGGAGTTCCCGGCGGCGGAGATCCTCGTGACCGGCGTCGAGGACCCGCACTCGCGTGCGCACAGCCCGAACGAGTCGCTGCACCTCGACACCTTCCGTCGTGCGGTGCTCGCCGAGGCCCTCCTGCTCGAGAGCCTCGACGCCCGTACAGCCGACGGGGCGTAGAATCGACGCATCCAGCCGCTGCGCGGCCGATCGCAAGGAGTGACATGACCGACACCGCACTGTCGACCGACCAGACGACTCGCGCCCACGGGGTCCTGCTGACCGACGCGGCTGCCGACAAGGTGAAGAACCTGCTGAGCCAGGAGGGCCGCGACGACCTGCGTCTGCGCGTCGCCGTGCAGCCGGGCGGATGCAGCGGACTGATCTACCAGCTCTACTTCGACGAGCGGTACCTCGAGGGCGACCAGGCTGTCGACTTCGACGGCGTGGAGGTCATCGTCGACGACATGAGCGTCCCCTACCTCGACGGCGCCACGATCGACTTCAAGGACACGATCGCCGAGCAGGGGTTCACGATCGACAACCCGAACGCAGCGGGCAGCTGCGCCTGCGGAGACAGCTTCCACTGAGGCGCACCGCGCACACTTCGCACCACCGGACCCGGACAGCCACGCGCTGTCCGGGTTCGATGCGCTTGGGCACTTTTTCCCCTGAACTGCGCGCGAAAAGAGGCTCCGTTCCTGAACGGTTGGCCTGAATCCGCCGTTACCTTGCCCTACACTGAAGGTGTCTTACATCCATGTCCGGAAAGGTGCACCGTGCCCTCGAAACGCCGCCTCCGCTGGGCTCTTCTCCCTGTGGGGATCGCTGCCGCCGCCATTCTCGCCGGGTGCACCCCGACCGAGCTGCACGGGTTCCTGCCGGGCTTCACGGAAGACGGCCAGGCGGCCACGAACCACACCGACATGGTCGCGGGTCTGTGGGTCAACTCCTGGATCGTCCTGCTCGCCGTCGGCGTGATCACGTGGGGCCTGATGGGCTGGGCCGCGATCGCGTACCGCCGCCGCAAGGGCCAGTCCGGACTCCCGGTGCAGCTGCGCTACAACATGCCGATCGAGATCTTCTACACGATCGTGCCGCTGATCCTCGTCGTCGGCTTCTTCGCGTTCACCGCGCGTGACCAGACCATCCTCGAGACCCAGTACGACGACCCCGACGTGTCGATCACCGCGATCGGCAAGCAGTGGGCCTGGGACTTCCAGTACAACGGCGAGGAAGAGGACAACTCCGACGCCGTCTGGTCGATGGGCGTGCAGGCGCAGCCCGAGGACAACGGCGACATCGACCAGGACGCGCTGCCCACCCTGTACCTGCCCGTCAACAAGACGGTCAAGATCAACCTGCAGTCGCGCGACGTCATCCACTCGTTCTGGATCATCGACTTCCTCTACAAGAAGGACATGTACCCCGGCCGTGACACGAACAACTGGTCGTTCACGCCGACCCGCGAGGGCACGTACGCCGGCAAGTGCGCCGAGCTGTGCGGCGAGTACCACTCGATGATGATGTTCAACGTCAAGGTCGTCAGCGAGGACGAGTACGAGGCCTACCTCGAGACGCTCCGCGCAGCCGATCAGACCGGCGACATCAACGATCAGTACGACCGTCTGCAGAACTTCCCCGGAACGGGCGCAGACGCTGAGGGAGACGAGTGATCATGACGTCGACGCTTCCGACGCAAGAGCAGACCCACGCTCGCCCGACCACGCTGCCCCCGCGCCAGGCCGCTCTGATGAGCTCCTCGCGCGTCGAGCAGAAGGGCAACATCGTCGTCAAGTGGATCACCTCCACCGACCACAAGACGATCGGGTACATGTACCTCATCGCGTCCGTGCTGTTCTTCATGCTCGGCGGCGTGATGGCCCTCATCATCCGCGCTGAGCTGTTCGAGCCGGGCATGCAGATCATCCCGACGAAAGAGCAGTACAACCAGCTCTTCACGATGCACGGCACGATCATGCTGCTCATGTTCGCGACGCCGCTCTTCGCCGGCTTCGCCAATGTGATCATGCCGCTGCAGATCGGCGCGCCCGATGTCGCGTTCCCGCGACTGAACGCCTTCGCCTTCTGGCTGTTCCTGTTCGGCTCGACGATCGCCGTCGCCGGCTTCCTCACCCCGCAGGGTGCGGCAGGATTCGGCTGGTTCGCCTATCAGCCGCTCGCCAACGCGACCTTCTCGCCAGGCGCCGGAGGAAACCTCTGGATGCTCGGCCTCGGCATGAGCGGTTTCGGCACCATCCTCGGCGCCGTGAACTTCATCACGACGATCATCACGATGCGCGCCCCCGGCATGACCATGTGGCGCATGCCGATCTTCTCCTGGAACACGCTGATCACCAGCATCCTGGTCCTGATGGCGTTCCCTGTGCTGGCCGCCGCGATCCTCGCCGCCGCCGCCGACCGCGTCCTCGGTGCCCACATCTACGACCCGGCCAACGGCGGTGTCCTGCTCTGGCAGCACCTGTTCTGGTTCTTCGGCCACCCCGAGGTGTACATCATCGCGCTGCCGTTCTTCGGCATCGTCTCGGAGATCTTCCCGGTGTTCAGCCGCAAGCCGATCTTCGGTTACAAGACCCTCGTGTACGCGACCATCGCCATCGCGGCGCTGTCCGTGGCGGTGTGGGCGCACCACATGTACGTCACCGGCGCGGTGCTGCTGCCGTTCTTCGCCCTGATGACGATGCTCATCGCGGTTCCGACGGGCGTGAAGATCTTCAACTGGATCGGCACGCTCTGGCGAGGGTCCGTGACCTTCGAGACGCCGATGGTGTTCGCGCTGGGCTTCCTGGTGTCGTTCGTCTTCGGTGGTCTGACCGGTGTGATCCTCGCATCGCCGCCGCTGGACTTCCACCTCTCCGACTCGTACTTCGTGGTCGCCCACTTCCACTACGTCGTCTTCGGCACCGTCGTGTTCGCGATGTTCGCCGGCTTCTACTTCTGGTGGCCGAAGTGGACCGGCCGCATGCTCAACGAGCGTCTCGGGTACGTGCACTTCTGGCTGCTGTTCATCGGCTTCCACATGACGTTCCTCATCCAGCACTGGCTGGGCGTCGACGGCATGGTCCGCCGCTACGCCGACTACGCCGCAGCGGACGGCTGGACCTGGCAGAACCAGGTCTCCACGATCGGTGCGATCATCCTGGGCGCCTCGATGCTGCCGTTCCTGCTGAACGTCTGGATCACGGCCCGCAAGGCACCGCTCGTGACCGTCAACGACCCGTGGGGCTACGGCGCTTCGCTCGAGTGGGCGACCAGCTGCCCGCCGCCGCGCCACAACTTCACGTCGATCCCGCGCATCCGCAGCGAGCGTCCCGCGTTCGACCTGAACCACCCCGAGGCGGCCGTGCCGGTCGGCGTCGGTCCGGCGAAGGATGCACCCGATGCCCCGGTTGTCGATCTCGCCGACGGAGAGGTGAAGTAAGTGCGCACGAACACCGGACTCTGGTGGCTGCTGTCTGGCTTCTTCCTGCTCGTCGGGATCATCTACACGACGTGGAGCATCATCGCGCACCCCGAACTGGAGTGGTACCACGGCATCGAGTGGGTCGGCTCGGTCGCACTCGTCTTCACGTCGCTGATGGGCGCGCTGATCGCGTTCTACGTCGGCAAGGTGCACAAGGCCCAGGGCGGCGAGCTGCCCGAGGACATCCTGACGGCCGACGTCGACGACGGCGACCCTGAGCTCGGCGAGTTCAGCCCCTGGTCGTGGTGGCCGATCGTGCTGGCCTTCTCGGCGGCGCTCGGCATGATCGCGCTCGCTGTCGGCTCATGGATGCTGCCCATCGGACTCGGCGTCTTCGTCGTCGCGATCGTCGGCTGGGTCTACGAGTACTACCGCGGTCACTTCGCGCGCTGATCCGTGGTCCTTCGGCTCCACGCCGCCGCCGTCTCTGACGTCGGCGTCCACCGTCCGGTCAACCAGGACGCCGCCTTCGCGGCGTCGTGGGCGGCCGCGGTGGCCGATGGCGTGGGAGGCGGCCCCTCGGGCGACCTGGCCTCGGCCGCGCTGATCCACCGGCTCGTCGCGATCGGACCGCGTCGCCCCGATGCAGACCAGCTCGTCGAGCGCCTGCGTCTGGCCAACTGGGATCTGCGCGCCCACGTCGAGCGCGATCCATCGCTGCGCGGCATGGCGACGACCTTCACCGGCCTTTTCGTGAGCGATGACGGGGCGCTGCTCCTCGCGCACTCGGGCGACTCCCGCGCCTACCTGCTGCGGGATAACGTGTTCTCGCGGCAGACGCGAGACGATTCGTACGTGCAGGTGCTCGTCGAGCGAGGGCTGATCGCGCCGGAGGCCGCAGCATCCCATCCACGCCGGAACCTCATCACCGCCTCGCTCGGCGGGGGAGAGGGCGACACGCTCACCGTGCGTGCGCTGGAATCGCTGGTCGGCGACCGCTGGGTGCTCTGCAGCGACGGTCTCACGGACTACGTGCCGGAGGACGACGTCGCACGGCTCGTCGCCGCTGCGGAGACGCCGCAGCAGGCCGCAGAGGCCGTTGTGGAGCTCGCGCTGCAGGCGGGCACCCGCGACAACGTCACCGCCGTCGTGTGCGATGTGGCGGCCGGTGAGCCGCTCGCGGAGAGTCCCGAGTTCGCCGGTGCCGCCGCGAGCCGCTTCCGTGAAGAGCTCGAGACCGCCTGATCCGTGGCGTCTGCCGTCGGCGGTGCGCTAGCCTGACGGCCATGAGTGGACCCGGGGGCTGCTCGAAGGGGCGGGCGGAGTGAGGGTGCGAAGGGTCATGCCCGCGGGGGCGGCGCTGATCGTCTGCCTCGCCGTCATGACCGCTCCGGGATGGGCGACCGAGCCGCGAGCCGCGGAGGTGGCGGGCACTGACGCCCACGCCGACGCCGAGGCGGGCGCCGACGCTGACGAGTACGCGCACACGCACGGTGTCACTGTCCGCGACGCACGTGAGCGGCTCGCTCAGCAGGACGAGCTGGGTGCGCTGAAGGAGCAGGTCAGAGAAGCGGCGGGGGACCGGCTCGCGCGGGCGTACACCGGGCACGAGGAGTTCTACGGTCTCCTGGTGACACTGACCGCGGGCCCGGCGCTCCCCGAGGTCGAGCAGCTCCTCGCGCAGAGCGGGCATCCCTATCGGCTCACCTACGCCCCCGTCCTCAGCGAGTCGGAGGGCGCGGCGCTCACCGAGAGCCTCGCCGCAACCGCACTTCGCGGGGTAGACGGCGTCGACGGGCTGTACTACGACGGCGCCTCCGGCACGATCTCCATGTACTACTCGGGCGTTCCCGGCAGCACCGCACTGCTCCGAGCCGAGGAGTTCGCGAACCAGCACGGCGCACGGCTGCACGTGACCTACAGCGACGTGCCGGCAGGGGACGCATGACGGCGGACCTGAGCCGCGCGTAGCAGCCGACCCGCATCGGGCGTGCAAACGACGGATGGCGCCCCCCGTGAGGGGACGCCATCCGTCGATGCGTTTCTGCCTACTCGGCGTCGGGCTTCTTGCCCTTCGCGCCCTTGCCCTTGGGCTTGTCGTCGGGCTCGTCGAGCACGATGACGTTGGAGGGGCGGACGGCGGTCTCCGAGTGGTGGCCGTCGTCGATCGGCACATGCGGGGCATCCGGAACGCCGGCGCGCTCGTGCGCTCCCTGCAGCTCCTCGTGCTCGACCTCGGAGATGTGGTCGAGCGTGTGCGACTGGTGGGCCCGCGCGGCGTCGAGCTCGGACTGCGTGAGCGGGCTCAGGCGGTCCTCGAAGAACCAGCGCGAGATGGACGCGCGCAGGTTCTCGTGCCACGGGATGCGGCCCTTCGCGTTCGGACGGACCACGAGCGGCTCGTACGTCTCGAAGTCGGCCAGCTTGAAGACCTCGTACTCGTCGACGGGCTGGTGCACCTCGATGAACTCGCCACCGGGGAGGCGCACGATGCGACCGGACTCGTAGCCGTGCAGCACGATCTCGCGGTCCTTCTTCTGGAGGGCGAGGCAGATGCGCTTGGTCACGAAGTAGGCGATCACCGGGGCGATGAACAGCAGCGCCTGCAGCGTGTGGATCACGCCCTCCATCGTCAGCCAGAAGTGCGTGGCGATGATGTCGGAGGCTGCTGCGGCCCACAGCACCGCGTAGAACACGACACCGGCGGCGCCGATGGCGGTGCGGGTGGCCGCGTTGCGCGGACGCTGTGCGATGTGGTGCTCGCGCTTGTCACCCGTGACCCACGCCTCGATGAAGGGGTAGATCAGGACGGCGACGATGAACAGACCGACGACGCCGAGCGGCACCAGGATGCCGAACGACCAGGTGTGGTCGAGGAACACGACGTCCCAGTTCGACGGAGCCAGACGCAGCGCGCCGTCGGCGAAGCCGATGTACCAGTCGGGCTGGGTGCCGGCCGAGACGGGGGACGGGTCGTACGGTCCGTAGTTCCAGATCGGGTTGATCGTGAACAGGGAGGCGATCAGCACGATCACGCCGAACGTGATGAAGAAGAAGCCGCCCATCTTCGACATGTACACCGGCATCATCGGGTAGCCGACGACGTTGCTGTTCTGTCGACCGGGCCCGGCGAACTGCGTGTGCTTGTTGATCACCATCAGCATCAGGTGGAGCACGAGCAGGGCGACCAGGATCGCGGGAAGCAGCAGGATGTGGAGCGTGTACAGGCGGCCGACGATCTGCGTCCCGGGGAACTCGCCGCCGAACAGCAGGAACGAGGTCCACGTGCCGATGAGCGGGATGCCCTTGACCATGCCGTCGATGATGCGCAGGCCGTTGCCGGAGAGCAGGTCGTCGGGCAGCGAGTAGCCGGTGAAGCCCTCGGCCATCGCCAGGATGAACAGGATGAAGCCGATCACCCAGTTCAGCTCGCGCGGCTTGCGGAAGGCACCAGTGAAGAACACGCGGAGCATGTGGACGCCGATGCCGGCGACGAACACCAGAGCGGCCCAGTGGTGGATCTGGCGGACCAGCAGGCCACCGCGGATGTCGAACGACAGACGCAGGCTCGAGTCGAGTGCGGCAGACATCTCCACACCGCGCATCGGGATGAAGGCGCCCGAGTAGTGGGTGGGCACCATCGACGCCTGGAAGAAGAACGTCAGGAACGTACCCGAGATGAGCACGACGACGAAGCTCCACAGGGCGATCTCGCCGAGCATGAACGACCAGTGGTCGGGGAAGATCTTGCGACCGAGCTCCTTCACGAAGCCGGAGAGGCTCGTGCGCTCATCGATGTAGTTCGCGGTGGCGCCGACGAAGCGGCCACCGAGGGGCTTGTTGTCGCCCTTCTCAGCGACGGATGCGGTGCTCAATGGCGCTCCCAGAAGCTCGGGCCGACGGGTTCTTCGAAGTCGCTCTTCGCGATGAGGTAGCCCTCGGCGTCGACGGTGATGGGCAGCTGCGGCAGCGGGCGGGCGGCCGGCCCGAAGATCACCCGTGCGCCGTGTGTCACATCGAACTGCGACTGGTGGCAGGGGCACAGCAGGTGGTGGGTCTGCTGCTCGTACAGGGCTACGGGGCAGCCGACGTGGGTGCAGACCTTCGAGTACGCGACGATGCCGT harbors:
- a CDS encoding quinone-dependent dihydroorotate dehydrogenase, coding for MYPLLFRTVLSRMDPETAHHAAMLVIRVLGLPPFSWAARALTRPDPALSTTALGLRFDSPFGVAAGFDKDVKGAKGLYALGFGHVEVGTITAVPQQGNPRPRLFRLIPDRAVVNRMGFNNGGAEHAAARLKKLRARSARAVIGVNIGKSRVVDVDRATADYVTSATLLAPLADYLVVNVSSPNTPGLRGLQAVETLRPLLEAVHAASGPTPLLVKIAPDLPDDEIEAISALAVDLGLAGLIATNTTISRDGLMTDADVIAAAGDGGLSGAPLKERALQVLRLVRATVPADFAVISVGGVETAEDVRARLAAGATLVQGYTAFLYRGPLWARQINRGLRAS
- a CDS encoding DUF3043 domain-containing protein, yielding MAKTPAAPTPNGAPSDGTVLNGTALGGSKGRPTPSRAEQEAARKRPLVADTKEAKQRRKAEIARDRERARVGMAAGDEKYLPVRDKGPQRKFARDFVDSGWHLGELIMPAMVLVILLSFVPNPALTYYSFVGLWVFIFFVVGDMLLTSIRVKKAARAKFGDRTEKGLGWYSAMRTIQMRFMRLPKAQVKRGEHPA
- a CDS encoding dipeptidase, producing MTPEPSRQDAVRQAAASGIPVALADLGDLVRIPSIAFPGFDPAEVRRSAEAVAALVTETGLFEEVRITDAAIPGTDERGMPAVLATRPARNGRPTILLYAHHDVQPVGDESLWESPPFEPTVRDGRLYGRGAADDKAGIMAHIAALRAVKEALGADLDLGVVLFFEGEEEAGSRSFAQFLADNADALRSDVIVVADSGNWDATTPALTVSLRGNARFTLKVRTLEHASHSGMFGGAVPDAMMATIRLLSTLWDDDGAVAVDGLLSRDADTPAYTEETLRDEAGLPEGVSPVGTGTILSRIWNKPSITVTGIDAPSVVNASNTLSPEITVVISTRVAPGQEAREAFDAVAAHLRAHAPFGAELEFLDVDCGNGFLVDTSGWAVAAARDALAAGYGVDPVDIGVGGSIPFIADLVREFPAAEILVTGVEDPHSRAHSPNESLHLDTFRRAVLAEALLLESLDARTADGA
- the erpA gene encoding iron-sulfur cluster insertion protein ErpA is translated as MTDTALSTDQTTRAHGVLLTDAAADKVKNLLSQEGRDDLRLRVAVQPGGCSGLIYQLYFDERYLEGDQAVDFDGVEVIVDDMSVPYLDGATIDFKDTIAEQGFTIDNPNAAGSCACGDSFH
- the coxB gene encoding cytochrome c oxidase subunit II — encoded protein: MPSKRRLRWALLPVGIAAAAILAGCTPTELHGFLPGFTEDGQAATNHTDMVAGLWVNSWIVLLAVGVITWGLMGWAAIAYRRRKGQSGLPVQLRYNMPIEIFYTIVPLILVVGFFAFTARDQTILETQYDDPDVSITAIGKQWAWDFQYNGEEEDNSDAVWSMGVQAQPEDNGDIDQDALPTLYLPVNKTVKINLQSRDVIHSFWIIDFLYKKDMYPGRDTNNWSFTPTREGTYAGKCAELCGEYHSMMMFNVKVVSEDEYEAYLETLRAADQTGDINDQYDRLQNFPGTGADAEGDE
- the ctaD gene encoding cytochrome c oxidase subunit I — encoded protein: MTSTLPTQEQTHARPTTLPPRQAALMSSSRVEQKGNIVVKWITSTDHKTIGYMYLIASVLFFMLGGVMALIIRAELFEPGMQIIPTKEQYNQLFTMHGTIMLLMFATPLFAGFANVIMPLQIGAPDVAFPRLNAFAFWLFLFGSTIAVAGFLTPQGAAGFGWFAYQPLANATFSPGAGGNLWMLGLGMSGFGTILGAVNFITTIITMRAPGMTMWRMPIFSWNTLITSILVLMAFPVLAAAILAAAADRVLGAHIYDPANGGVLLWQHLFWFFGHPEVYIIALPFFGIVSEIFPVFSRKPIFGYKTLVYATIAIAALSVAVWAHHMYVTGAVLLPFFALMTMLIAVPTGVKIFNWIGTLWRGSVTFETPMVFALGFLVSFVFGGLTGVILASPPLDFHLSDSYFVVAHFHYVVFGTVVFAMFAGFYFWWPKWTGRMLNERLGYVHFWLLFIGFHMTFLIQHWLGVDGMVRRYADYAAADGWTWQNQVSTIGAIILGASMLPFLLNVWITARKAPLVTVNDPWGYGASLEWATSCPPPRHNFTSIPRIRSERPAFDLNHPEAAVPVGVGPAKDAPDAPVVDLADGEVK
- a CDS encoding cytochrome c oxidase subunit 4 codes for the protein MRTNTGLWWLLSGFFLLVGIIYTTWSIIAHPELEWYHGIEWVGSVALVFTSLMGALIAFYVGKVHKAQGGELPEDILTADVDDGDPELGEFSPWSWWPIVLAFSAALGMIALAVGSWMLPIGLGVFVVAIVGWVYEYYRGHFAR
- a CDS encoding PP2C family protein-serine/threonine phosphatase; the protein is MVLRLHAAAVSDVGVHRPVNQDAAFAASWAAAVADGVGGGPSGDLASAALIHRLVAIGPRRPDADQLVERLRLANWDLRAHVERDPSLRGMATTFTGLFVSDDGALLLAHSGDSRAYLLRDNVFSRQTRDDSYVQVLVERGLIAPEAAASHPRRNLITASLGGGEGDTLTVRALESLVGDRWVLCSDGLTDYVPEDDVARLVAAAETPQQAAEAVVELALQAGTRDNVTAVVCDVAAGEPLAESPEFAGAAASRFREELETA
- a CDS encoding cytochrome b, with the translated sequence MSTASVAEKGDNKPLGGRFVGATANYIDERTSLSGFVKELGRKIFPDHWSFMLGEIALWSFVVVLISGTFLTFFFQASMVPTHYSGAFIPMRGVEMSAALDSSLRLSFDIRGGLLVRQIHHWAALVFVAGIGVHMLRVFFTGAFRKPRELNWVIGFILFILAMAEGFTGYSLPDDLLSGNGLRIIDGMVKGIPLIGTWTSFLLFGGEFPGTQIVGRLYTLHILLLPAILVALLVLHLMLMVINKHTQFAGPGRQNSNVVGYPMMPVYMSKMGGFFFITFGVIVLIASLFTINPIWNYGPYDPSPVSAGTQPDWYIGFADGALRLAPSNWDVVFLDHTWSFGILVPLGVVGLFIVAVLIYPFIEAWVTGDKREHHIAQRPRNAATRTAIGAAGVVFYAVLWAAAASDIIATHFWLTMEGVIHTLQALLFIAPVIAYFVTKRICLALQKKDREIVLHGYESGRIVRLPGGEFIEVHQPVDEYEVFKLADFETYEPLVVRPNAKGRIPWHENLRASISRWFFEDRLSPLTQSELDAARAHQSHTLDHISEVEHEELQGAHERAGVPDAPHVPIDDGHHSETAVRPSNVIVLDEPDDKPKGKGAKGKKPDAE